In Microvenator marinus, one genomic interval encodes:
- a CDS encoding calcium-binding EGF-like domain-containing protein, with amino-acid sequence MVRSTMGAFAVMVAALAFAGCNVSDPQVAEPDPCVGISCGQNGECSTGDEGPVCECDAGYAGDDCSACASGFVQDGTSCVEGCTAETCGENGTCGADGICACNEGYSGEGCGACAPGYVEAEGACAPVVTCEEADPCGEQGTCSNTPTGIECACEDGYDGDRCDRCADTHYLSPDGECLMRETCETDTCSARGECDDSSGAIECECDAAYGGDRCQECYPGYVEDGGECVVAQTCQPGTCFGNGLCDDSSGLVACTCNFGYRQPFCDDCALGHTGADCSECLPGYSLVGDSCQPVCADGLFVEGEVCEDGNTDPSNGQTDFCSTDCTFTNWPGPWPGFIPTSYSNTWWSWRGITINGDSSRYKVVSPGEELAIGGAWTFDKSVSGCPTCVTQFYLGFWSEDPANPSNGSPLWCEKSAQTTSAPVAISATTTAPSEPGVYYLRPGRTWHFDCQPSFGDVGPAGNLFVIYVQDE; translated from the coding sequence GCTGTCATGGTTGCGGCTCTGGCATTTGCCGGCTGCAACGTATCTGATCCGCAGGTGGCGGAACCCGATCCGTGTGTGGGCATTTCATGTGGACAGAATGGCGAATGCTCTACGGGAGACGAAGGGCCGGTTTGTGAGTGCGATGCGGGTTACGCGGGTGACGATTGCTCCGCATGCGCGTCCGGATTTGTGCAGGACGGAACTTCCTGCGTTGAGGGTTGCACGGCTGAGACCTGCGGTGAAAACGGAACGTGTGGTGCCGACGGCATTTGTGCGTGTAATGAAGGGTATAGCGGCGAAGGCTGTGGGGCATGCGCGCCGGGCTATGTGGAAGCCGAAGGGGCGTGCGCACCGGTTGTGACCTGTGAAGAAGCCGACCCTTGCGGTGAGCAGGGTACTTGTTCGAACACTCCGACAGGAATCGAGTGTGCGTGTGAAGACGGCTACGACGGCGACCGCTGTGACCGTTGCGCAGACACCCACTATCTCTCTCCAGACGGCGAATGCTTGATGCGTGAGACATGCGAGACTGACACATGCAGCGCCCGAGGCGAATGTGACGATTCGAGCGGTGCTATCGAGTGTGAGTGTGACGCTGCCTACGGCGGAGACCGCTGTCAGGAGTGCTACCCAGGCTATGTTGAGGATGGTGGCGAGTGTGTCGTGGCTCAAACCTGTCAGCCCGGAACGTGTTTTGGAAACGGACTTTGTGACGACTCGAGTGGCCTCGTTGCATGCACTTGCAACTTTGGATATCGCCAGCCATTCTGCGACGATTGTGCGCTTGGTCATACCGGGGCGGATTGCTCCGAGTGCTTGCCGGGTTATTCGTTGGTTGGCGACTCATGTCAGCCGGTTTGCGCCGACGGACTTTTTGTTGAGGGCGAAGTTTGTGAAGATGGAAATACCGATCCATCGAATGGACAAACGGATTTCTGCTCCACGGATTGCACCTTCACCAACTGGCCAGGGCCCTGGCCCGGCTTCATTCCCACCTCTTATTCAAACACGTGGTGGAGTTGGAGGGGAATCACCATCAATGGCGACAGTTCGAGGTACAAAGTCGTTTCACCAGGCGAAGAACTCGCCATCGGCGGGGCGTGGACTTTCGATAAGTCTGTCTCTGGTTGTCCCACCTGTGTAACCCAGTTTTACCTTGGTTTCTGGTCTGAGGATCCTGCCAATCCTTCCAATGGTTCTCCACTATGGTGTGAAAAATCTGCTCAAACAACCTCGGCGCCTGTCGCCATCTCAGCAACCACAACGGCTCCGAGTGAACCCGGCGTCTACTACTTGAGGCCGGGTCGCACCTGGCACTTCGACTGTCAGCCTTCGTTCGGCGACGTAGGCCCGGCCGGTAACCTCTTTGTGATCTACGTGCAAGATGAATAA